A DNA window from Roseovarius sp. Pro17 contains the following coding sequences:
- the fabG gene encoding 3-oxoacyl-ACP reductase FabG, with product MLTSIKGKSVIVTGGSKGIGRGIAQVFAAQGAKVTLIARDEAALKKAASEMGDHVRYEIADVGDWDAMKKAVDSTAKAQGGLDIMCANAGYFPQTKIVDMEIEEWDSVMACNLRSSFLAVKASIPYFEKAGKGRVILTSSITGAVTGFPGWSHYGASKAGQLGFLKTAAMELSRYNTTINAVMPGNIYTEGLQGLGQDYLDTMAASIPLKRLGAVEDIGNAALFFASDEAGYITGQQIIVDGGQVLPESMEAIEEM from the coding sequence ATGCTGACATCCATCAAAGGTAAAAGCGTCATCGTTACCGGCGGATCCAAAGGCATCGGGCGCGGCATCGCGCAGGTGTTTGCGGCGCAGGGTGCCAAGGTTACGCTGATCGCCCGCGACGAGGCCGCGTTGAAAAAAGCGGCCAGCGAAATGGGCGATCACGTCCGTTACGAGATCGCCGATGTGGGCGACTGGGACGCGATGAAAAAGGCCGTCGACAGCACGGCCAAGGCGCAAGGTGGCCTCGATATCATGTGCGCCAATGCGGGCTATTTCCCGCAGACCAAGATCGTCGATATGGAAATCGAGGAATGGGACAGCGTCATGGCCTGCAACCTGCGCTCGTCCTTTTTGGCGGTCAAGGCGTCGATCCCCTACTTCGAGAAGGCGGGCAAGGGCCGCGTCATCCTGACCTCGTCCATCACAGGCGCTGTCACCGGCTTTCCCGGCTGGTCGCATTACGGTGCGTCCAAGGCCGGTCAGCTCGGCTTTCTGAAAACCGCCGCGATGGAGCTGTCGCGCTACAACACCACGATCAACGCCGTGATGCCCGGCAACATTTATACCGAAGGGCTGCAAGGGCTGGGGCAGGATTATCTTGACACCATGGCCGCCTCTATCCCGTTGAAACGCCTTGGCGCAGTCGAGGATATCGGCAACGCCGCGCTGTTCTTTGCCTCGGACGAGGCGGGGTACATCACCGGCCAGCAGATCATCGTGGATGGCGGGCAGGTTCTGCCCGAGTCGATGGAAGCCATCGAAGAGATGTAG
- a CDS encoding ABC transporter permease, giving the protein MGPSRTTRIALYVYGIAIIAFLYLPLVSVTFASISKARYLSFPIRRYSTGWFTDALASREVHMLAITSLKIAVIVTILSVIIAFFGALAFARYQWRYRSLFQKLVLLPIFFPQTVLGLALLMWFNSLGIIPSWKTAIVAHLVWIAPIATLIVAIRAYSFDPALEEAARDMGATTTVVLREITLPLLMPGLVAAGLFAFLLSWGNFPLSLFTTGADSTLPEWLYAKMVSGYSPLVPTLGILSVIASFLLVLVAITGFWLYRALRPQN; this is encoded by the coding sequence ATGGGGCCGTCCCGCACCACACGCATCGCCCTTTATGTCTACGGCATCGCGATCATCGCGTTCCTTTACCTGCCGCTGGTTTCGGTCACTTTCGCCTCAATATCCAAGGCGCGCTATCTGAGCTTTCCGATCCGGCGCTATTCGACTGGCTGGTTCACCGACGCGCTGGCCAGCCGCGAGGTGCACATGTTGGCGATAACGTCGCTAAAAATCGCAGTGATAGTCACGATCCTGTCGGTGATCATCGCCTTCTTTGGCGCGCTGGCGTTTGCGCGTTATCAATGGCGCTACCGCTCGCTATTCCAGAAATTGGTGCTGCTGCCGATCTTTTTCCCGCAGACGGTGCTGGGACTAGCGCTGCTGATGTGGTTCAACTCATTGGGCATCATCCCCTCGTGGAAGACCGCGATTGTCGCGCATCTGGTCTGGATCGCCCCAATCGCGACGCTGATCGTCGCCATCCGCGCCTACAGTTTCGACCCCGCCCTTGAGGAGGCCGCGCGCGATATGGGTGCAACTACCACCGTCGTTCTGCGTGAGATCACACTGCCGCTGCTGATGCCGGGTCTGGTCGCGGCGGGGCTATTCGCGTTCCTGCTCAGCTGGGGGAATTTCCCGTTGTCGCTATTCACTACGGGCGCGGATTCGACGCTGCCTGAATGGCTCTATGCGAAAATGGTGTCGGGGTATTCGCCGCTGGTGCCGACTTTGGGTATCTTGTCGGTCATAGCGTCCTTCCTGCTGGTGCTGGTCGCGATCACGGGATTCTGGCTTTACCGGGCGCTGCGCCCTCAAAATTAA
- a CDS encoding ABC transporter permease: MKRLDSKLGALASLPMLAVLTIAFIAPLGLVALFSIMPEKVFSIFNVPNFAAYKTFATQGYYRSLLWTLGMAFVATTILFVICWPLAYGMAKVFKRFTLVITIAVVMSLFVSENIRLFGWVLTLMKGGLFEGYLRHWTGLSFESPLYNVGIIVFGIVYVYLPFMLFPLAQGISMVPEDARQAARDLGATRWQVLTQIDLPLAAPGIMVGYLLTFVLAAGAMAEAKILGGRAVIVIADDIQTAFTYGQNWSLGAALSMVLILLIGTLAIFGIAKIDLDKIMGRG, translated from the coding sequence ATGAAGCGGCTGGACAGCAAGCTGGGTGCGCTGGCGTCGCTGCCGATGCTGGCTGTGCTGACTATCGCTTTTATCGCGCCACTGGGGCTGGTCGCGCTGTTTTCGATCATGCCTGAAAAGGTTTTCAGCATTTTCAATGTCCCCAATTTTGCCGCTTACAAGACGTTCGCAACCCAAGGCTATTACAGATCCTTACTGTGGACGCTGGGGATGGCGTTCGTCGCCACGACGATCTTGTTCGTGATCTGCTGGCCGCTGGCCTACGGCATGGCCAAAGTGTTCAAACGCTTTACGCTGGTCATCACGATTGCCGTGGTGATGAGCCTGTTCGTGTCCGAAAATATCCGCCTTTTCGGATGGGTTCTGACGCTGATGAAGGGCGGGCTGTTCGAGGGGTATCTGCGCCACTGGACGGGCCTTAGCTTTGAAAGCCCGCTCTATAACGTGGGCATCATCGTCTTTGGCATCGTCTATGTCTATCTGCCCTTCATGCTGTTCCCGCTGGCCCAAGGCATTTCGATGGTGCCCGAGGACGCGCGTCAGGCGGCGCGCGATCTGGGCGCGACGCGTTGGCAGGTGCTGACTCAGATCGACCTGCCGCTGGCCGCCCCGGGGATCATGGTGGGCTACCTTTTGACCTTCGTGCTGGCCGCAGGAGCGATGGCCGAGGCCAAGATACTGGGTGGGCGCGCGGTGATCGTGATTGCCGACGATATCCAGACGGCATTCACCTATGGGCAGAACTGGTCGCTGGGCGCTGCGCTGTCGATGGTGCTGATCCTGCTGATCGGCACGCTGGCGATATTCGGCATTGCCAAGATTGACCTAGACAAGATCATGGGGAGGGGCTGA
- a CDS encoding ABC transporter ATP-binding protein produces MPANTILRLENVRKVFGRFTALHGIDLEIKEGEFFTIVGPSGSGKSTIIRLLVGMDELSEGEIWLRDKRIDQTPANLRPTCMVFQSLALFPHMSVGQNIEFPLKLRKVDPAKRKERAIELLKLLHLPASYYDKRVTECSGGEKQRVALARALAFDPEILFFDEPLSALDYRLRKSLEKELKDLHARTGKTFVYITHSLEEAMVMSDRIAIMKEGRFEQISDADAIYSQPVSRFVAEFMGEVNLFEVAASGGRIDGEGLNVAENTATKDMADRIAAAKGATLMIRPEYVQFLTKGDSADFTVEGKVHGIYALGSRIHYEVKTSAGQILTVEKLREDRYDGNEGDDVRLGFDAASAHVIEGQSA; encoded by the coding sequence ATGCCTGCCAACACCATTTTGCGCCTGGAGAATGTCCGCAAGGTATTCGGACGGTTCACGGCCCTGCATGGCATCGACCTCGAGATCAAGGAGGGCGAGTTTTTTACCATCGTTGGCCCTTCGGGCAGTGGCAAATCCACGATCATCCGCCTGCTGGTGGGCATGGACGAACTGAGCGAGGGCGAAATCTGGCTGCGCGACAAGCGAATTGACCAGACCCCGGCCAACCTGCGCCCGACCTGTATGGTGTTTCAATCGTTGGCGCTGTTTCCGCATATGTCGGTGGGCCAGAACATCGAATTCCCGCTGAAACTACGCAAGGTTGACCCGGCCAAGCGCAAGGAACGCGCCATTGAACTGCTGAAGCTGTTGCACCTGCCGGCCAGCTATTACGACAAGCGTGTGACCGAGTGTTCCGGAGGTGAAAAGCAGCGTGTCGCACTGGCCCGCGCGCTGGCCTTCGACCCTGAAATCCTGTTCTTTGACGAGCCGTTATCAGCGCTGGATTACCGCCTGCGCAAGAGCCTTGAGAAAGAGCTGAAGGATCTGCACGCACGCACCGGCAAGACGTTTGTCTACATCACCCACTCGCTGGAAGAGGCGATGGTGATGTCGGACCGCATCGCCATCATGAAAGAGGGTCGGTTCGAACAGATTTCTGACGCCGACGCGATCTATTCCCAGCCCGTCTCGCGCTTTGTCGCCGAATTCATGGGCGAGGTGAACCTCTTTGAGGTCGCTGCCTCGGGCGGCAGGATCGACGGCGAGGGGCTGAATGTTGCTGAGAATACAGCGACCAAGGACATGGCCGACCGCATCGCCGCTGCAAAGGGTGCGACCCTGATGATCCGGCCCGAATATGTGCAATTCCTGACCAAAGGCGACAGCGCCGATTTCACCGTTGAGGGTAAGGTGCATGGCATCTACGCACTGGGATCGCGCATTCACTACGAGGTCAAGACCAGCGCAGGCCAGATCCTGACCGTCGAAAAGCTGCGCGAGGATCGCTATGATGGCAACGAGGGCGATGATGTGCGCCTTGGGTTCGATGCCGCAAGCGCACACGTGATCGAGGGGCAGTCGGCATGA
- a CDS encoding PotD/PotF family extracellular solute-binding protein has protein sequence MTLSRRQFAAGAGALLGAGSLMGPRAAHAARNDELNILCWEGYNSDPVLGPYRAAHPDATVRAESGTSDPDMINKLRAGEVRVWDLINVNQPWAREQLYPEGLIKPMDKDRFMPYFDKMLPEFSEPYPLAFAENGDLLGMPQRYGPFSFVVNTDVISRETAEDEGWNLFFDEKMKGRYGVLTYDNWNIIHMAMAAGLNPFEAIEGDDQGKFKSTAEQIFGNARLLTDDLVAMNTALINGEIDAYFTGGVYTASPARFDGLTNVRAITPNSGPVDGKGGCVWVELTSVVNNPDPTELAQDFLEFVQTPEIAHAVAFTEGTYNPVAQMGNEEVMALFTEDELDAIQMDSLAEDMAKSADYQVVTSYDALIDIYTQARRS, from the coding sequence ATGACACTTTCAAGACGACAATTCGCTGCCGGCGCCGGTGCGCTGCTGGGGGCCGGTAGCCTGATGGGCCCGCGCGCCGCACATGCCGCGCGCAATGACGAGCTGAACATTCTGTGCTGGGAGGGGTACAACTCCGATCCGGTGCTTGGCCCTTATCGGGCGGCCCATCCCGACGCCACCGTGCGCGCCGAAAGCGGCACGTCGGACCCCGACATGATCAACAAGCTGCGTGCCGGAGAGGTCCGCGTGTGGGATCTGATCAACGTCAACCAGCCATGGGCGCGCGAGCAGCTCTATCCCGAAGGCCTTATCAAGCCGATGGATAAAGACCGCTTCATGCCCTATTTCGACAAGATGCTGCCGGAATTTTCCGAGCCCTATCCGCTGGCCTTTGCCGAAAACGGCGACCTGCTGGGAATGCCGCAGCGCTATGGCCCGTTCTCGTTCGTGGTGAACACCGACGTAATCAGCCGCGAGACGGCCGAGGACGAGGGTTGGAACCTGTTCTTTGACGAAAAGATGAAGGGGCGCTATGGCGTTCTGACCTATGACAACTGGAACATCATCCACATGGCGATGGCCGCTGGTCTGAACCCGTTCGAGGCGATCGAGGGCGACGATCAGGGCAAATTCAAATCGACTGCCGAGCAGATTTTCGGCAATGCCCGCCTGCTGACCGATGATCTTGTGGCGATGAACACTGCGCTGATCAACGGCGAAATCGACGCCTACTTTACGGGTGGCGTCTATACTGCCTCGCCCGCGCGCTTTGACGGGCTGACGAATGTGCGCGCGATTACGCCCAATTCCGGCCCTGTCGATGGCAAGGGCGGCTGCGTCTGGGTCGAGCTGACATCGGTGGTCAACAACCCCGATCCCACCGAACTTGCGCAGGATTTCCTCGAATTCGTGCAGACGCCCGAGATCGCCCACGCCGTTGCCTTTACCGAAGGCACCTACAATCCCGTGGCCCAGATGGGCAACGAGGAGGTGATGGCGCTGTTTACCGAGGATGAGCTGGATGCGATCCAGATGGACAGTCTGGCCGAGGATATGGCGAAATCCGCGGATTATCAGGTGGTCACATCCTATGATGCGCTGATCGACATCTATACTCAAGCGCGCCGCAGCTAA
- a CDS encoding BMC domain-containing protein, producing the protein MANLAIGMIETKGYVPALSAADAMVKAANVEIVARNEVGGGLVSVVVRGDVGAVKAATEAGAEAASQVGEVTAVHVIPRPHADLAKHFDAAK; encoded by the coding sequence ATGGCTAATCTCGCAATCGGAATGATCGAAACCAAGGGCTACGTGCCCGCGCTGTCCGCAGCCGACGCGATGGTCAAGGCGGCCAATGTGGAAATTGTGGCTCGCAATGAGGTGGGCGGCGGTCTGGTGTCGGTCGTCGTGCGCGGCGATGTGGGCGCGGTCAAGGCCGCGACCGAGGCGGGCGCCGAGGCGGCCAGCCAAGTGGGCGAAGTCACCGCCGTTCACGTCATCCCGCGCCCCCACGCCGATCTGGCCAAGCATTTCGACGCGGCGAAATAA
- a CDS encoding EutN/CcmL family microcompartment protein, with protein sequence MIRATVSGKVWASRRIESVPTGAYLEVETEKGDRLIAFDPLGCAPGEAVLITQGSVAAAFFTGQTAPIDALIIGSIDEETPNKSGKTRKS encoded by the coding sequence ATGATACGCGCAACCGTCAGCGGAAAAGTCTGGGCCTCGCGGCGCATAGAGTCGGTGCCGACCGGCGCCTACCTTGAGGTCGAGACCGAAAAGGGCGACCGCCTGATCGCGTTCGACCCGCTGGGCTGCGCGCCGGGCGAGGCGGTGCTGATCACCCAAGGGTCGGTCGCGGCAGCATTTTTTACTGGCCAGACGGCGCCGATCGACGCGCTGATCATCGGCTCTATCGACGAAGAAACACCCAACAAATCCGGCAAGACCCGGAAAAGCTAA
- a CDS encoding BMC domain-containing protein, with protein sequence MTDLRASIFIDQLQPQTLAYLSTWMRGSLPRARMAAQIIEISPGLDVEALTDAVLKSADVRAGLLVVERQFGTLQFHSRSTAEVQAGAAAVMEQLGQTADDVAKPKILASKIVTNIENQHAFLMNRNKMGSMVLGGESVYLLECQSAAYAVLACNEAEKEADIKVIDMRPIGANGRLYLAGTEADVRNARNAVESALRAAGAA encoded by the coding sequence ATGACCGACCTGCGCGCCTCGATTTTCATCGACCAGTTGCAGCCGCAAACGCTGGCTTACCTCTCCACCTGGATGCGCGGCTCACTTCCGCGCGCCCGCATGGCCGCCCAGATCATTGAGATCTCGCCGGGCCTTGATGTCGAGGCGCTGACCGATGCCGTCCTGAAATCCGCCGATGTGCGCGCCGGGTTATTGGTGGTCGAGCGTCAGTTCGGCACGCTCCAGTTCCACTCCCGCTCGACCGCCGAGGTGCAGGCGGGTGCTGCGGCAGTGATGGAGCAGTTGGGCCAGACTGCGGATGACGTGGCCAAACCCAAGATACTCGCCTCGAAAATCGTGACCAACATTGAAAACCAGCATGCGTTTTTGATGAACCGCAACAAGATGGGCTCGATGGTGCTGGGCGGCGAGTCTGTCTATCTGCTGGAATGCCAGTCCGCGGCCTATGCCGTTCTGGCCTGTAATGAGGCCGAAAAAGAGGCCGATATCAAGGTGATCGATATGCGCCCCATCGGTGCGAACGGTCGCCTTTACCTTGCCGGGACCGAAGCGGACGTGCGCAACGCGCGCAATGCGGTGGAATCGGCGCTGCGCGCAGCGGGGGCGGCATAG
- a CDS encoding aldehyde dehydrogenase family protein: MSADTNASRLVVPDPHIATAHMKVSRAHWAVRQFGKANRETVLKVAEAVARAGHAQAGHYADWAVRETGFGVVEHKKIKNELSTLPLLDYYRDLDLVSPRVLPDDKMVELPKPAGVVFALTPATNPIATLFYKAMLAILSRNAIVFSPHPAARECSVAAAKALADAAEAAGAPAGLIQCVEHPSVPLVQEIMASDRVAVIMATGGGAMVRAAYSSGNPALGVGPGNAVAYVDPSAKVDAAAKRLVDSKSFDNSVLCTNESVVLTLESNRGNMERALRSAGAHLCNEADTDKLREYLFTDTGFNVAAVGKSATWIADQAGIRVSPSVRILVPVITAPGQDDTLFREKLCPVLTLASAVDFQQAMTIAAQILKRGGGHSAAFHGEAPDRLLRFSNALPVYRVVVNAPCSQGAAGFGTHLPPSFMIGTGFAGRSSVGENVGPQHLVHWTRIAYNSDASVPFDQFDLSVLDSKMPAATQQSHATHSPPSALPETDRDMLRQLILEELKGLTGGDK; the protein is encoded by the coding sequence ATGAGCGCCGATACCAACGCCTCGCGTCTGGTTGTTCCCGACCCGCATATTGCGACCGCGCACATGAAAGTCAGCCGCGCCCATTGGGCCGTGCGCCAGTTCGGCAAGGCCAACCGCGAAACGGTGCTGAAGGTCGCCGAGGCCGTCGCGCGCGCCGGTCATGCCCAGGCTGGACACTATGCCGACTGGGCCGTGCGCGAGACTGGTTTCGGCGTGGTTGAGCACAAGAAGATCAAGAACGAGCTTAGCACCCTGCCGCTGCTGGACTACTACCGCGACCTCGATCTGGTCAGCCCCCGCGTGCTGCCCGACGACAAGATGGTCGAACTGCCAAAACCTGCCGGCGTCGTGTTCGCCCTGACCCCCGCAACGAACCCCATCGCGACGCTTTTTTACAAGGCGATGCTGGCGATCCTCAGCCGGAACGCCATCGTGTTCAGCCCGCACCCGGCGGCGCGCGAATGCAGCGTCGCCGCCGCGAAAGCGCTGGCCGATGCCGCCGAGGCCGCGGGCGCACCCGCAGGCCTGATCCAGTGTGTCGAGCATCCGTCAGTGCCGCTGGTGCAGGAGATCATGGCATCCGACCGCGTCGCCGTAATAATGGCGACGGGCGGTGGTGCGATGGTGCGCGCGGCCTATTCCTCAGGCAATCCCGCGCTGGGCGTCGGGCCGGGCAATGCGGTCGCCTATGTCGATCCGTCGGCCAAGGTGGACGCCGCCGCCAAACGGCTGGTGGACAGCAAAAGCTTTGACAACTCCGTCCTTTGCACCAACGAAAGCGTTGTCCTGACGCTTGAGTCCAATCGCGGCAATATGGAGCGCGCTTTGCGCAGCGCCGGCGCGCATCTGTGCAATGAGGCGGATACGGACAAGCTGCGCGAGTATCTCTTTACTGATACGGGCTTCAACGTCGCGGCCGTCGGCAAATCCGCTACTTGGATCGCCGATCAGGCGGGCATCCGCGTCAGTCCTTCGGTGCGGATTCTGGTCCCGGTCATCACCGCGCCGGGGCAGGATGATACGCTGTTCCGAGAAAAGCTGTGCCCGGTTCTGACCCTCGCCTCGGCCGTCGATTTCCAGCAGGCGATGACGATTGCCGCGCAGATCCTCAAACGCGGTGGCGGCCATTCCGCTGCCTTCCACGGCGAAGCGCCGGACCGTTTGCTGCGGTTCTCAAACGCGCTGCCGGTTTACCGCGTTGTCGTCAACGCGCCCTGTTCCCAAGGTGCCGCAGGATTTGGCACGCACCTGCCGCCGTCCTTCATGATCGGCACAGGCTTTGCCGGACGGTCGTCCGTGGGCGAAAACGTGGGGCCGCAGCATTTGGTTCACTGGACCCGCATCGCCTATAACAGTGACGCATCGGTGCCCTTCGACCAGTTCGATCTGTCGGTTCTGGACAGCAAAATGCCAGCTGCGACCCAGCAATCACACGCGACGCACAGCCCGCCCTCGGCCCTGCCAGAAACGGACCGCGACATGCTGCGCCAGTTGATCCTTGAAGAGCTCAAAGGGCTGACCGGAGGCGACAAATGA
- a CDS encoding aspartate aminotransferase family protein: MFNYGFFSFDSKDDLLEKAAEYWNPGKVQFWSDAGTPMVIDRREEYFLYDMSGKRLIDLHLNGGTYNFGHRNPELVATLKSGLDYFDMGNHWFPSVARAAFAQKLIETAPHMQYAIFGAGGAEAVEIALKTARYVTQRKKIVSIIKGYHGHSGLSVATGDERFSKIFLADRPDEFIQVPFNDPDALEDVLKKGDVAAFIIETIPATYGFPMPDDDYLRECHRICRKYGTLLISDEVQTGLLRTGIMWGWQGYGIQPDIMVTGKGLGGGIYPISACLVTKECGGWLHEDGAAHISTSGGAELGCIVGHQVIDMLQRPEIISNVHFVSEFFATAMQEMMDRHSDIFVGVRQRGVVLGLEFDHPEGAVAVSRALYENGVWAIFSSLDKRVLQFKPGVLLNVDVCQEIMDRFDAAMPRARQLLKTMRTAA; encoded by the coding sequence GTGTTCAACTACGGATTTTTCAGCTTCGATTCCAAAGACGACCTTCTGGAAAAGGCCGCCGAATACTGGAATCCGGGCAAGGTGCAATTCTGGAGCGATGCCGGAACGCCGATGGTGATTGACCGTCGAGAGGAGTATTTTCTCTATGACATGTCGGGCAAACGCCTGATTGATCTGCACCTGAACGGTGGCACCTATAATTTCGGCCATCGCAACCCTGAATTGGTCGCGACGCTGAAATCCGGCCTCGATTATTTTGACATGGGCAACCACTGGTTCCCGTCCGTCGCGCGCGCCGCCTTTGCGCAAAAGCTGATCGAGACGGCGCCGCATATGCAATACGCCATCTTTGGCGCTGGCGGGGCCGAGGCGGTCGAAATCGCTCTGAAAACCGCGCGCTACGTCACCCAGCGGAAAAAGATCGTGTCGATCATCAAGGGCTATCACGGCCATTCCGGCCTGTCGGTGGCGACGGGCGACGAGCGGTTCAGCAAGATTTTCCTCGCCGACCGGCCGGACGAGTTCATTCAAGTGCCGTTCAACGACCCCGACGCATTGGAGGACGTGCTGAAAAAGGGCGACGTCGCCGCTTTTATCATCGAAACGATCCCGGCGACCTACGGCTTTCCCATGCCGGACGACGATTATTTGCGCGAATGCCACCGCATCTGTCGCAAGTACGGCACGCTGCTGATTTCGGACGAGGTGCAGACGGGCCTTTTGCGCACCGGAATCATGTGGGGCTGGCAGGGCTACGGCATCCAGCCGGATATCATGGTGACGGGCAAGGGGCTGGGCGGTGGCATCTATCCCATCTCGGCCTGCCTTGTGACCAAGGAGTGCGGCGGTTGGCTGCACGAGGATGGCGCGGCGCATATTTCCACCTCTGGCGGCGCCGAACTGGGATGTATTGTCGGGCATCAGGTGATCGACATGCTGCAGCGGCCTGAAATCATCTCGAACGTGCATTTTGTGTCTGAGTTCTTTGCGACCGCCATGCAGGAAATGATGGATCGTCACAGCGATATTTTTGTCGGAGTGCGCCAGCGCGGCGTTGTTCTGGGGCTAGAGTTTGATCACCCTGAGGGCGCTGTTGCGGTCTCCCGCGCGCTATATGAAAATGGCGTTTGGGCGATCTTTTCGTCGCTGGACAAGCGGGTTCTGCAATTCAAGCCCGGCGTGCTGCTGAATGTCGATGTCTGTCAGGAAATCATGGACCGTTTTGACGCTGCCATGCCCCGCGCCCGCCAACTGCTGAAAACGATGAGGACAGCCGCATGA
- a CDS encoding DeoR/GlpR family DNA-binding transcription regulator, giving the protein MALSKKDRRQDQILAALDRNPSMRVSELADALAVSSETIRRDLSHLDEAGRISRTYGGAVRGHVSEPHLAERLGQHIDARQAIARTAMTLIGNAETIFIGGGATTLHFARALRSTERRLTVLTPAFRVAAELSENANIQTMCLPGLFDGKEGMVTGPETLAAIRRYHAPIAFMGASAIDAGGVSEAMLGPSEVYRAMIENAQTAYILADQSKFDRRALRYITEWTSGIHLVTDVSPGADLLAALEAGGAEITLSGAGGRAL; this is encoded by the coding sequence ATGGCACTTTCCAAAAAGGACCGCAGGCAGGATCAAATCCTAGCCGCACTCGATCGCAACCCGTCGATGCGCGTTAGCGAACTGGCGGACGCGCTGGCGGTGTCGTCCGAAACCATCCGGCGCGACCTCAGTCATTTGGACGAGGCCGGGCGCATCAGCCGCACCTATGGCGGGGCGGTGCGCGGCCATGTGTCCGAGCCGCATCTGGCCGAACGTCTGGGCCAGCATATCGACGCACGCCAAGCTATTGCGCGCACTGCGATGACGTTGATCGGAAACGCCGAGACCATCTTTATCGGGGGCGGCGCGACGACGCTGCATTTCGCCCGCGCGCTGCGCAGCACCGAGCGGCGGCTGACGGTGCTGACGCCCGCATTCAGGGTCGCCGCCGAATTGTCGGAAAATGCCAACATCCAGACCATGTGCCTGCCCGGCCTCTTTGACGGCAAGGAGGGCATGGTCACAGGCCCCGAAACGCTGGCCGCGATCCGCCGCTATCACGCGCCCATCGCCTTCATGGGCGCCTCGGCCATCGACGCGGGCGGTGTGAGCGAGGCGATGCTGGGCCCGTCCGAAGTTTACCGCGCGATGATCGAAAATGCGCAAACGGCCTACATTCTGGCCGATCAATCCAAGTTCGACCGGCGGGCGCTGCGATACATCACGGAATGGACCAGCGGCATCCATCTGGTCACGGACGTGTCGCCGGGCGCCGATCTTCTGGCAGCGCTTGAGGCGGGCGGCGCCGAGATCACGCTAAGCGGCGCTGGCGGCCGCGCGCTATAG
- a CDS encoding AI-2E family transporter, with protein sequence MPDVPVSGYPSQLVFLVNAALLVVLTGFLLIIGKPVLLPILAAVIAVYVLTSASEALGRVPLLRRLSPALRRLLVLLAFTLVVLILLGVVVDTISRILREAPTYQANIERIVAQGADMFGVDERPDWKTIRDATFGRLSVQSLINTALLNITGIGASVFLVIVYSAFLLSERAGFAGKLSAAMHDPEGAARTEAMISDINDRIGDYLAIKTMINVILGAVSFVILWALDVDFPLFWALVIGLLNYIPYFGSLVAVAFPVGLSIVQFGDLWWTLLLGILLTVAQMFIGNVVEPRLIGRRVNLSPFVVLVSLAVWSSLWGLAGALLAVPLTSMLTIVFSAFGPTRPIAILMADRVDLGTRHL encoded by the coding sequence ATGCCGGATGTGCCGGTGAGTGGGTATCCGTCCCAACTGGTCTTTCTGGTCAACGCGGCGCTTCTGGTGGTGCTGACCGGCTTTCTGCTGATCATTGGCAAACCTGTGTTGCTGCCCATTTTGGCCGCCGTAATCGCCGTTTATGTTCTCACAAGCGCATCCGAGGCGCTGGGCCGGGTGCCGCTGCTCAGGCGGCTGTCCCCTGCGTTGCGGCGGCTGCTGGTCTTGCTCGCCTTTACGCTGGTGGTTCTGATTCTGCTGGGCGTCGTCGTTGACACGATCAGCCGTATCCTGCGCGAGGCGCCCACATATCAGGCCAATATCGAACGCATCGTCGCGCAGGGTGCCGACATGTTCGGCGTGGACGAGCGTCCCGATTGGAAAACCATTCGCGATGCCACGTTCGGCCGTTTATCCGTGCAAAGCCTGATCAACACGGCGCTGCTCAACATAACCGGTATCGGCGCGTCGGTGTTTCTGGTCATCGTTTATTCCGCGTTTCTGCTGTCCGAGCGGGCGGGGTTTGCCGGCAAGCTATCAGCGGCGATGCATGATCCCGAAGGCGCTGCGCGCACCGAGGCGATGATCAGCGACATCAACGATCGGATTGGTGACTATCTGGCGATCAAGACGATGATCAACGTCATTCTGGGCGCGGTGTCATTCGTTATTCTCTGGGCGCTCGACGTGGATTTCCCGCTGTTTTGGGCGCTGGTGATTGGCCTGCTGAACTACATTCCCTATTTCGGATCGCTGGTCGCGGTCGCTTTTCCTGTCGGCCTGTCGATCGTGCAGTTCGGCGATCTGTGGTGGACATTGCTGCTGGGCATCTTGCTGACCGTGGCGCAGATGTTCATTGGCAACGTGGTAGAGCCGCGTCTGATCGGGAGGCGGGTCAATCTCAGCCCCTTTGTCGTGCTGGTGTCGCTGGCGGTCTGGAGCTCGCTTTGGGGTCTTGCCGGTGCGCTGCTGGCGGTACCTCTGACTTCGATGCTGACGATCGTTTTTTCGGCCTTTGGCCCGACGAGGCCGATTGCAATCCTCATGGCCGACCGGGTCGACCTGGGTACTAGGCATCTATAG